The Rattus rattus isolate New Zealand chromosome 1, Rrattus_CSIRO_v1, whole genome shotgun sequence genome includes a region encoding these proteins:
- the Onecut3 gene encoding LOW QUALITY PROTEIN: one cut domain family member 3 (The sequence of the model RefSeq protein was modified relative to this genomic sequence to represent the inferred CDS: inserted 1 base in 1 codon; deleted 3 bases in 2 codons), giving the protein MELSLESLGGLHGVTHAQAGELLSPGHARSAAAQHRSLVASGRPGLVAGMASLLDGGGAGGGGAGGAGAAGAAGGGPDFRGELAGPLHPAMGMACEAPGLGGTYTTLTPLQHLPPLAAVADKFHQHAVAGAHGGHPHAHPHPATAPPPPPPQRLAASVSGSFTLMRDERAALASVGHLYGPYGKELPTMGSPLSPLPSALPPALHSAPQPPPPPPPPPLAAYGAPGHLAGDKLLPPAAFEPHAALLGRAEDALARGLPGGGGGAGGGGXAGGAAAGLLAPLGGLATAGAHGPHSGGGGPGGAGAPAAAGGQGAGAAAEEINTKEVAQRITAELKRYSIPQAIFAQRILCRSQGTLSDLLRNPKPWSKLKSGRETFRRMWKWLQEPEFQRMSALRLAACKRKEQDQQKERALQPKKQRLVFTDLQRRTLIAIFKENKRPSKEMQATISQQLGLELNTVSNFFMNARRRCMNRWAEEPGATPGTATATATFSKA; this is encoded by the exons ATGGAGTTGAGCTTGGAGAGCCTCGGGGGGCTGCACGGGGTGACACACGCGCAAGCCGGCGAGCTGCTGAGCCCGGGCCACGCGCGCTCCGCCGCGGCCCAACACCGAAGCCTAGTGGCATCGGGGCGTCCGGGCCTGGTGGCGGGCATGGCTAGCCTGCTGGACGGTGGTGGCGCTGGAGGCGGGGGCGCCGGGGGCGCGGGAGCTGCAGGGGCCGCGGGTGGTGGCCCTGACTTCCGTGGGGAGCTGGCTGGCCCCCTGCACCCGGCCATGGGTATGGCGTGCGAGGCCCCAGGTTTGGGTGGCACCTACACCACGCTCACGCCCTTGCAGCACCTGCCGCCGCTGGCCGCGGTGGCCGACAAGTTCCACCAGCACGCGGTGGCCGGGGCGCACGGAGGCCATCCGCACGCGCACCCTCACCCGGCCACCGCGCCGCCACCGCCCCCTCCGCAGCGCCTGGCGGCCAGCGTGAGCGGCAGCTTCACCCTCATGCGCGACGAGCGGGCGGCGCTGGCCTCGGTGGGCCACCTCTACGGGCCCTATGGCAAGGAGCTGCCCACCATGGGGTCGCCACTGTCGCCGCTGCCCAGCGCGCTGCCCCCGGCTCTGCACAGCGCcccgcagccgccgccgccgccgccgccgccgccgctcgcCGCTTACGGGGCTCCGGGCCACCTGGCCGGGGACAAACTACTGCCACCTGCCGCTTTCGAGCCACACGCCGCGCTGCTTGGGCGCGCG GAGGACGCGCTGGCCCGAGGGCTGCCtggaggcggcggcggcgcgggAGGTGGCG CGGCCGGCGGGGCGGCCGCGGGTTTGCTGGCTCCGCTGGGCGGGCTGGCTACGGCCGGGGCGCACGGGCCTCACTCAGGCGGCGGTGGCCCCGGAGGGGCGGGGGCgccggcggcggca ggcggtcAGGGAGCAGGCGCCGCAGCCGAAGAAATCAACACCAAAGAGGTGGCCCAGCGCATCACCGCCGAGCTGAAGCGCTACAGCATCCCTCAGGCCATCTTCGCGCAGCGCATCCTGTGCCGCTCGCAGGGCACGCTCTCGGACCTGCTGCGCAACCCGAAGCCCTGGAGCAAGCTCAAATCCGGCCGCGAGACCTTCCGCAGGATGTGGAAGTGGCTGCAGGAGCCCGAGTTCCAGCGCATGTCGGCGCTGCGCCTGGCAG CCTGCAAGCGTAAGGAGCAGGATCAGCAGAAAGAGAGGGCTCTGCAACCGAAGAAGCAACGCCTCGTGTTCACAGACCTGCAGCGCCGCACGCTGATCGCCATCTTCAAGGAGAACAAGCGGCCCTCCAAGGAGATGCAAGCCACCATCTCGCAGCAGCTGGGCCTGGAGCTCAACACGGTCAGCAACTTCTTCATGAACGCCCGTCGCCGCTGCATGAACCGCTGGGCTGAGGAGCCGGGTGCCACCCCTGGCACCGCAACAGCCACAGCCACCTTCTCCAAGGCCTGA